DNA sequence from the Pedobacter sp. W3I1 genome:
TAATTTTATAACGATGCAAAAACCTGGTAATAAAAAGGGAGACGCCTTAGATCCCCTCAGTGATTTTTTTAACAATCATCATGATAAGCTGGTATGTACAGCCAATAAACATGGGGTGCCTAATGTCTCGATAATGGGTACACCCAGAATTATGGAAAGTGGAGATATTGTATTCCATATTAGTGATCCTATTTCGGTGACAATGGATAACATGAGGGAAAATAAAGAAGTCGTGTTTATGGCGTACGTGCCTGGCGAAAGGGCAAGGGATTATCATGGCGTAAGAATCTACACAGAAGTTACCGAAATCACTAGCTCTGGCGAAAAGTTCGGGCTTATCAAAGAAAAAATCAGCGAACGGTTTGGTAAGGATAAAGCCGACGAGTTACTCGCTTCGATAACCTGTCGTGTAAAGAAAGTTCGACCGGTGGTTGATAGGGGTCAGCAATGGAACGAACCCTATGTAATTTTTAAGCAGATGATGACGAAAGCAAGCACTTAGACGGATCCTGGACTAACAACAACATGGTATGTATCGGATGCTGTTACGGCTTTTGAGATTTATCGTCAAAATAATTCAGGACATAGCGTCATGCTTGCGTATGATTTACATCCGTCTTCTTCTTAAAGACTCTCGGGAGGGGCATAATCCTTACTTAACAACCTAACAGAATGAAAATGCTTAGAAATTTGGTTAATTATTTGCTAGTGCCAACGCTGTTATGTATCAGCAGCAATAGTGTGGCACAACAAAAACATACCGTAAGCGGTACCATAAAAGACCGCAAGAACGGTGAATTGATGATTGGTGTGACTGTTAGAATCGAGGGAAACCTTTCGGTCGGAACAGCCAGCAATGAATATGGGTTTTATTCCCTGTCTTTACCCAAGGGGAACTACACTTTGATCATCAGCTATATCGGCTATGATGAACAGCGTCAGTACGTTCAATTGGAAAAAAATGTGAGGATAGACTGGCTACTCGAACAGGCCATGGAAGGCAAAAACAGTTTACAGGAAGTTTTGATCTCAAGCGCAAAAAAGGATAAAAATCTTTCCAATGCTCAAATGGGCATGGAAACACTTGACATCAAGAAAATAGAAAAACTTCCTGTGCTGTTCGGTGAAAAAGATGTCATGAAGACCCTTCAACTTTTACCGGGTATTAAAAGCAGTGGAGAAGGAAATAGCGGATTTAGCGTGAGGGGCGGTGCCACTGATCAAAATCTGATTCTGCTTGACGAAGCTCCAGTTTATAATGCATCGCACCTGCTCGGTTTCTTCAGTACATTCAATAGCGATGCGCTTAAAGATGCGAGTATAATCAAAGGGAACAGCCCGGCTCAATACGGTGGACGACTTTCATCAATTATGGATATTAAAATGAAGGACGGCAATAATCAGGATTATAATCTGACCGGCGGTATCGGTTTGATCAGCAGCAGGCTCAGTGTGGAAGGGCCGATCCAAAAAGATAAATCATCCTTTATAGTCTCCGGAAGAAGAACTTACGCAGATCTGTTCTTGAGGAGTTCTGAAGATTTTAAAGACAGTAAGCTTTATTTCTATGACCTGAACATTAAAGCTAATTATGAAATAAATCAAAACAACCGTGTTTATCTTTCAGGATATTTCGGGCGTGATGTTCTGGGATTTGGCGATACTTTCGGAACCGACTGGGGAAATACTACTGCGACCTTCAGATGGAATAGCGTAGTTAATAGCAAGTTGTTCGCAAACACTTCGTTAATTTACAGCAATTATGATTACAAGCTGAACTTTAAGAGCAGCGGCAATGATTTCGGCCTTAATTCTCAGATTAAGGACTGGAATTTTAAAGAAGACTTCTCCTGGTTCGCAAATACCAAACATACCGTTCGTTTTGGCCTGCAATCCATTTATCACACCATTGCGCCAAGCAGGGTTTCGGGCACAAGTGTGAGCAGTTATCCTAAAAGTACACGGTATTCCTTGGAAAATGCGCTTTATATAAATGATGAATATAAAGCCACCGATAGGTTATCCATCAATTACGGCCTTCGACTTGCTGCGTTTACGGTCATGGGAGGAGATACATATAATACCTATAACAATGGCGTGCTCACTGACAGCCTGACCCTCGCTAAGGGCAAACTAGGAAAAACATATGTGAATCCCGAACCGCGAATTACGGCAAATTACCGGATCAATGATGTCAGCAGTATAAAAGCCGGCTATTCCCGCAATACACAGAATCTTCATCTTTTAAGCAACAGCAGCGGCGGCAGACCTACCGATCAGTGGATCGGAAGCAGTTACGCCGTAAAGCCCGAAATTGCCGACCAGGTTAGTATTGGCTACAGCAGAAATTTCCATGAGAACAATTACGAAGTGAACGTTGAAGGGTATTATAAACAAATGCAAAACCAGATCGATTACAAAAATGGTGCTGATATCACCTTCGATGCTGCTAAGGATATTGAAAGCGAACTGCTCTTTGGTAAAGGCCGGGCCTATGGATTTGAGCTGATCGCTAAAAAGAAAAGTGGAAAGCTCACCGGATGGATTTCTTATACCTTATCAAAAACCGAGCGCAAAATAGATGGCATCAACAATAATAACTGGTACAATACAAGCCTTGACAAAACCCATGATGTGTCTGTTGTTGCAACTTACCAACTGACTCCCAGGTGGTCATTATCCGGGTTGTTTCTATATAGTACCGGAAACGCGGTGACATTTCCGACAGGAAAATATGAGTTGAACAATGAGACGGTATTCCAGTATAGTGAACGCAATGCAGACCGCATGCCAGCATATCATCGCCTGGATTTGAGTGCCACTTACGAATCTAAAAAGAAAAAACGCTTCCAGAGCTCCTGGACATTCGGCCTGTACAATGTCTATGGCCGTGAGAACGCCTATACCTTTTCTTTTGAAGACGATCCAAATAATCCCGGCACTACGCGCGTGATGCAAACCTCCCTTTTCCGTTGGGTTCCCAACATTACCTATAATTTTAAATTCTAATTTATGAAAAAGCTATTTTATTTGACCTGTTTGATTATTCTATTCGCCAGTTGTGAAAAAGAAGTCGATCTCGACCTTGACAACAAAAGCGGTACGTTAGTAATTGAAGGGAATATTACTGATCAACCAGGACCGTATTATGTGCGCCTTACCAGATCTGTTCCATTTACAAGTACTAATCAATACCCGCCTGTTACACATGCTTTCATTACCATCACCGACACGCAGGGACAAACTGATACCTTGCAGCACATAGGTGAAGGGCGTTATCAGACCAGTAATCTGCATTCGGTTCCGGGCCACACTTATAATCTGCTTGTGAAGACAGCAGATATCAGTTATACAGCACAGAGTACGATGCCCACAGCGGTTGATCTGGAGAGCCTGCAGCAGGACCCGGTTAAAATGGGTGGCGATACCACTTATAATATTCTGCCAATTTTTAACGACCCCGCTTCTTTAGGCAATCGGTATTTCTTTGTCCTGACCGCCAACGGGCACACCAAAAAAATCTTGCAGACCATTTCCGACAACGTCAATAACGGATTGGTTAACCAAAGAAGCATAACTACTTCCAGGGAAGAGGATGATAAAATCAAGGTTGGAGATCGCGTTAATGTAGAAATGCAGTGTGTTGATGAACGGATGTACAACTATTATACTGCCCTGATTCAAATCACAGCTGATCGTGGTCCAGGTGGCAGCGTTACGCCAGCTAATCCGCCGAGTAATATTAACTCCGGAGCGCTGGGATATTTTTCTGCGCACACGACCAGGTCGAGCAACATCGAAATACGATAGTTATAAAATGATGCCACTGTCAGATAAGTAACTTTTTCAATTATTACTGGACGCACTAGCCAGTAATAGTTTAACAAAACATGAACGCAGGGACGTCAACAAAACAACATGGGTGAACTTAACCTTATTTCGATGCTAACATCAGCTCAGGTATATCCCTGTCTATCAGAAACAATAACTTTTTTTTGACATAAATATAAAATATGAAAAGGGAAATCAACTTCATGCTGCTGCTGGGCATTTTGGGATTGGCTAATATCGGTTTTAACATCTTCACGAACTGGAACATCAAAGAAGAAAATTATTCCATTGAAATAATAGGCACTGAAATCCATGGAACTTTTTCAGGCTTAAAAGCTACACTAAATTTTGATCCGGCACATGCTGAGCAGGATGCCTTATGTGCATCTATCGATACGCACAGCTTAAGTACCGTTTTTTTTCTAAAAACAAGACATGCCTTTTCAAAGGAAGCATTGGACGTCGAAAAATATCCTACGATCGTTTTCCAATCGGATGCCATTACCAAAAACGGTAATCTGTACGAAGCTACTGGTAAACTGACTGTAAAGGATGTGACTAAAAGAATCATCATATCCTTCACTTTCAATGGGACCGATGTATCCCGCGCCTTTAAAGGGAGTTTTAAAATATCTCCCAAAGAATACCATCTGACATGTAATGGAACGCCTGAAAAAGTGCCGCTAGCACTCCATATACTCGAACCCGTATTGAATTCCTATACGTTTTCGAATGATCTGGCGGAATTAGCAACGATGAATGAGTCTTTAAATAACACTGATCGTGGACGGGATTTAAGTGGAATACAAAGGAAGTGTACAGATCAAGAGATTACTATTTTAAATAGACGTTAATAACAAAAAATAAATTCTAAAAAATGAAACCAGACAGAAAATATGTAACACCATTCCTCTCTTTGCTATTTATAGTCTTGGCTATTACAGGGATTTTTATGCTACTTCATCTCTTTGATGGATATACTGAAGTTGCACATGAATTAATTGGAATTGGATTCGTACTTGCCGCAATCTTACACATTATACTAAACTGGAAAGGCTTAAAAGTTCATTTTATGAAACAAGTATTTATGCCAGCAGCCATAGCTGTAGCAGTGCTAACTTTAACTTTTGTTTATTTAGAACGAAAGCAACTTCCATTAGATATTGTCATTGTCGACAAAACATTTAAAGCTCCTTTAAAAGAATCATGCAAAATTCTGAACATAGATTATTCAATAGCAATCAAAAAGTTAGAAAAAAAGGGATATATCATAAACGACATAAAAACACTTGAGGATATTTGGAAAAAAAATGATACAGATCCACAGGAAGTTATTGAATTACTAATGGATTAAGCTTTTTGAAAATCAACAATGGACGGAAGAATTAGCAGAGAGAACGGGTTGATTTGCAAATCAGACAGAAAAGCAGATGCACCCATTGGGGATGCGCTGAGACATTAAACGTCAATTAGGTGGAAGTGGCTGATCAGTTGGGAGTAAAAGCGTTTCGCTTGAGAAAGCTCACACCCTTGAAGACTTATTGATATCAATACCAATGCAAAATCATTGACCTCCGTTTGGAATGGTCGAAATTTTTTAAAAAAATAAATCACTAACACAGTTTATTATGAAATTTCTTGTCGTCGAAAATAAAGAACAGCAACAAAA
Encoded proteins:
- a CDS encoding pyridoxamine 5'-phosphate oxidase family protein is translated as MQKPGNKKGDALDPLSDFFNNHHDKLVCTANKHGVPNVSIMGTPRIMESGDIVFHISDPISVTMDNMRENKEVVFMAYVPGERARDYHGVRIYTEVTEITSSGEKFGLIKEKISERFGKDKADELLASITCRVKKVRPVVDRGQQWNEPYVIFKQMMTKAST
- a CDS encoding TonB-dependent receptor — encoded protein: MLRNLVNYLLVPTLLCISSNSVAQQKHTVSGTIKDRKNGELMIGVTVRIEGNLSVGTASNEYGFYSLSLPKGNYTLIISYIGYDEQRQYVQLEKNVRIDWLLEQAMEGKNSLQEVLISSAKKDKNLSNAQMGMETLDIKKIEKLPVLFGEKDVMKTLQLLPGIKSSGEGNSGFSVRGGATDQNLILLDEAPVYNASHLLGFFSTFNSDALKDASIIKGNSPAQYGGRLSSIMDIKMKDGNNQDYNLTGGIGLISSRLSVEGPIQKDKSSFIVSGRRTYADLFLRSSEDFKDSKLYFYDLNIKANYEINQNNRVYLSGYFGRDVLGFGDTFGTDWGNTTATFRWNSVVNSKLFANTSLIYSNYDYKLNFKSSGNDFGLNSQIKDWNFKEDFSWFANTKHTVRFGLQSIYHTIAPSRVSGTSVSSYPKSTRYSLENALYINDEYKATDRLSINYGLRLAAFTVMGGDTYNTYNNGVLTDSLTLAKGKLGKTYVNPEPRITANYRINDVSSIKAGYSRNTQNLHLLSNSSGGRPTDQWIGSSYAVKPEIADQVSIGYSRNFHENNYEVNVEGYYKQMQNQIDYKNGADITFDAAKDIESELLFGKGRAYGFELIAKKKSGKLTGWISYTLSKTERKIDGINNNNWYNTSLDKTHDVSVVATYQLTPRWSLSGLFLYSTGNAVTFPTGKYELNNETVFQYSERNADRMPAYHRLDLSATYESKKKKRFQSSWTFGLYNVYGRENAYTFSFEDDPNNPGTTRVMQTSLFRWVPNITYNFKF
- a CDS encoding DUF4249 domain-containing protein; amino-acid sequence: MKKLFYLTCLIILFASCEKEVDLDLDNKSGTLVIEGNITDQPGPYYVRLTRSVPFTSTNQYPPVTHAFITITDTQGQTDTLQHIGEGRYQTSNLHSVPGHTYNLLVKTADISYTAQSTMPTAVDLESLQQDPVKMGGDTTYNILPIFNDPASLGNRYFFVLTANGHTKKILQTISDNVNNGLVNQRSITTSREEDDKIKVGDRVNVEMQCVDERMYNYYTALIQITADRGPGGSVTPANPPSNINSGALGYFSAHTTRSSNIEIR
- a CDS encoding YceI family protein, whose translation is MKREINFMLLLGILGLANIGFNIFTNWNIKEENYSIEIIGTEIHGTFSGLKATLNFDPAHAEQDALCASIDTHSLSTVFFLKTRHAFSKEALDVEKYPTIVFQSDAITKNGNLYEATGKLTVKDVTKRIIISFTFNGTDVSRAFKGSFKISPKEYHLTCNGTPEKVPLALHILEPVLNSYTFSNDLAELATMNESLNNTDRGRDLSGIQRKCTDQEITILNRR
- a CDS encoding DUF4405 domain-containing protein, which translates into the protein MKPDRKYVTPFLSLLFIVLAITGIFMLLHLFDGYTEVAHELIGIGFVLAAILHIILNWKGLKVHFMKQVFMPAAIAVAVLTLTFVYLERKQLPLDIVIVDKTFKAPLKESCKILNIDYSIAIKKLEKKGYIINDIKTLEDIWKKNDTDPQEVIELLMD